The following coding sequences lie in one Cotesia glomerata isolate CgM1 linkage group LG5, MPM_Cglom_v2.3, whole genome shotgun sequence genomic window:
- the LOC123265647 gene encoding 60S ribosomal protein L23a-like codes for MAPKPKPTEKAAAGSSAEKKTQKKEEKKPATAATASKVTKPGSSKKPAPAPKTAATKSAAKPAAKPVAKPAAKPVTAKPKVVKHAAKKIPKGGKAAPLQKALKTQKKVLKGVHGSRVRKIRTSVHFHRPKTFRPPRNPKYPKKSVPNRNRMDAYNVIKFPLTTEAAMKKIEDNNTLVFIVHTRANKHHIKASVKKLYDIDVAKVNTLIRPDGIKKAYVRLARDYDALDVANKIGII; via the exons ATGGCTCCAAAGCCGAAGCCTACAGAAAAAGCTg CGGCTGGAAGCTCGGCTGAAAAGAAAACCCAGAAGAAGGAGGAGAAAAAACCAGCGACCGCTGCGACAGCGTCGAAGGTTACTAAGCCTGGTTCATCAAAAAAGCCAGCACCAGCACCCAAAACTGCAGCTACTAAATCTGCAGCTAAACCGGCAGCGAAGCCAGTTGCTAAGCCAGCAGCCAAGCCTGTGACTGCCAAGCCCAAGGTAGTTAAACATGCTGCCAAGAAAATCCCCAAGGGAGGAAAGGCTGCGCCTTTGCAAAAGGCTTTGAAGACCCAGaagaag GTTTTGAAGGGTGTTCATGGATCCCGTGTCCGTAAGATCCGTACCTCGGTACACTTCCACAGGCCGAAGACTTTCAGACCGCCAAGAAACCCCAAGTACCCCAAGAAATCGGTTCCTAACAGAAACCG CATGGACGCCTACAATGTCATCAAGTTCCCGTTGACAACGGAAGCTGCGATGAAGAAAATCGAAGACAACAACACCCTGGTCTTCATTGTACACACCAGAGCCAACAAACACCACATCAAGGCCTCTGTGAAAAAGTTGTACGACATTGACGTCGCCAAAGTAAATACTTTGATCAGACCCGATGGAATTAAGAAGGCTTACGTTCGTCTCGCCCGTGACTACGATGCGCTGGATGTTGCCAACAAAATCGGCATCATATAA
- the LOC123265651 gene encoding 60S ribosomal protein L23a-like, with the protein MMEHTQMSNSLKKMRTSVHFNTPKTSQSPRNPKYPSKLIPTRNKLDSYNVIKYPVTTESAMKKIEDSNTLVFIVNRQANKNHIESSVKKLYNVSVATINLTNSPGGDKKAYVRLTEEHDALDVANKIGII; encoded by the exons atgatggaACATACTcag atgtcaaatagcttaaaaaaaatgagaactTCTGTTCACTTTAATACACCAAAAACTTCACAGTCGCCGAGAAATCCAAAATATCCTAGCAAATTAATTCCAACTCGCAACAa acttgACTCTTACAATGTAATTAAATACCCAGTAACAACAGAGTCCgcgatgaaaaaaatagaagaCAGCAATACCTTGGTCTTCATCGTGAACCGCCAGGCAAATAAAAACCACATCGAATCATCAGTCAAGAAGCTGTACAACGTCAGCGTAGCTACTATAAATCTTACCAATTCTCCAGGAGGCGATAAAAAAGCCTACGTCCGTCTCACAGAGGAACACGATGCCCTGGACGTCGCTAACAAGATTGGTATCATctag
- the LOC123265645 gene encoding gastrula zinc finger protein XlCGF8.2DB-like — protein MDTDNSSFQMTDFKVENNKQDCQVDDQQYDICPEYPIDVEEIKLEKPHSSSPISDQNIEVIPADKDQNKGKTSSKNRSKAPLNKNCQYRKTSIAIPRKSLAVINNQKSKLFTCQFCSRNFLLKKSLDKHVTIHTEENIHSCIICLREFTHLDALRHHMLSHTEEKNPARKLFIFICDVCSRKFQSFHHLNRHMMGHLEEKPLVCDICKARFKFKSQLKSHLATQAERQPLKCLVCSQVFCLLRQLNKHVRVHTRI, from the exons ATGGATACTGATAATTCTTCATTTCAAATGACAGATTTCaaagttgaaaataataaacag GATTGCCAAGTTGATGACCAACAATATGATATTTGTCCAGAGTATCCAATCGATGTTGaggaaataaaattagaaaaacctCATAGCAGTTCACCGATTTCCGATCAAAATATTGAGGTCATTCCCg ctGATAAAGATCAAAATAAAGGAAAGACAAGCTCAAAAAATCGTAGCAAAGCTcctcttaataaaaattgtcaataccGAAAAACCTCAATTGCAATACCAAGAAAGAGtcttgcagtaattaataatcaaaaatccAAGCTGTTTACTTGCCAATTTTGCAGTAGGAATTTCCTATTAAAGAAAAGTTTGGACAAACACGTGACGATTCACACAGAAGAAAATATTCATTCTTGTATCATCTGTTTGCGTGAGTTCACTCACTTGGATGCTCTCCGTCATCATATGTTGAGTCACacagaagaaaaaaatccCGCTAGAAAACTCTTCATATTCATTTGTGATGTTTGCTCCAGAAAATTCCAATCTTTTCATCATTTAAATCGACACATGATGGGACACTTGGAAGAAAAACCTCTGGTTTGTGATATTTGTAAAGCGAGGTTCAAGTTTAAGAGTCAATTAAAAAGTCATTTAGCAACGCAAGCTGAAAGACAACCTCTCAAATGTCTAGTGTGTTCTCAAGTTTTTTGCTTGTTACGTCAACTTAATAAACATGTCAGAGTTCACACGCGAATATAG
- the LOC123265472 gene encoding zinc finger protein 558-like has translation MDVNSGSFEAVACKVEKNKEDTQINENLDNGQERDSDQEYPIDMEEIKVEPDDTDNTEIPDQDMIIPGFVTVYVEENNFNQPESLSIKTERNGRKNRARNKFNYYKLGQKPYTCDICFSNFSSKTYVNLHKRIHTGQKPYSCKDCSMTFRFRQAFEQHLRIHTNEKPFNCDLCSETFRQRIQLQRHELMVHFRVSSKSQHSNKKAANKRKTTTKKKKKRVVEIKTEKLAPIN, from the exons atggaTGTAAATAGTGGGTCGTTTGAAGCAGTAGCTTGCAAAGTGGAAAAGAATAAGGag gatactcaaattaatgaaaatttggaCAATGGTCAAGAACGTGATTCTGATCAAGAGTATCCCATTGATATGGAAGAAATTAAAGTAGAACCTGATGATACTGATAATACCGAGATTCCTGATCAAGATATGATTATTCCAG GATTTGTCACAGTATACgtagaagaaaataattttaaccaaCCTGAATCGTTATCAATAAAAACAGAAAGAAATGGTCGAAAAAATCGGGCTCGTaacaaattcaattattacaaACTGGGACAGAAGCCGTATACTTGTGACATCTGTTTCTcgaatttcagttcaaaaacTTACGTCAACCTACACAAGCGTATTCATACAGGACAAAAACCCTACAGCTGTAAAGATTGCTCTATGACGTTTAGGTTCAGACAGGCTTTTGAACAACATCTAAGAATTCACACAAACGAGAAGCCTTTTAATTGTGATCTTTGTTCTGAAACATTTCGTCAAAGGATTCAGTTGCAAAGACATGAGCTGATGGTACACTTTAGAGTTTCTTCCAAAAGCCAACATTCAAACAAAAAAGCAGCGAACAAGAGGAAGACAACTAccaagaaaaagaagaagcgAGTGGTGGAGATAAAAACGGAGAAATTAGCTccgattaattaa
- the LOC123265411 gene encoding 60S ribosomal protein L23a-like, which yields MAKAKATSKSAAGSSGEKKTQKKEEKKPATAATASKVTKPGSSKKPAPAPKTAATKSAAKPAAKPVAKPAAKSVTAKPKVVKHAAKKIPKGGKAAPLQKALKTQKKVLKGVHGSRVRKIRTSVHFHRPKTFRPPRNPKYPKKSVPNRNRMDAYNVIKFPLTTEAAMKKIEDNNTLVFIVHTRANKHHIKASVKKLYDIDVAKVNTLIRPDGIKKAYVRLARDYDALDVANKIGII from the exons ATGGCGAAAGCTAAGGCTACTTCGAAATCtg CGGCTGGAAGCTCGGGTGAAAAGAAAACCCAGAAGAAGGAGGAGAAAAAACCAGCGACCGCTGCAACAGCGTCGAAGGTTACTAAGCCTGGTTCATCAAAAAAGCCAGCACCAGCACCCAAAACTGCAGCTACTAAATCTGCAGCTAAACCGGCAGCGAAGCCAGTTGCTAAGCCAGCAGCCAAGTCTGTGACTGCCAAGCCCAAGGTAGTTAAACATGCTGCCAAGAAAATCCCCAAGGGAGGAAAGGCTGCGCCTTTGCAAAAGGCTTTGAAGACCCAGaagaag GTTTTGAAGGGTGTTCATGGATCCCGTGTCCGTAAGATCCGTACCTCGGTACACTTCCACAGGCCGAAGACTTTCAGACCGCCAAGAAACCCCAAGTACCCCAAGAAATCGGTTCCTAACAGAAACCG CATGGACGCCTACAATGTCATCAAGTTCCCGTTGACAACGGAAGCTGCGATGAAGAAAATCGAAGACAACAACACCCTGGTCTTCATTGTACACACCAGAGCCAACAAACACCACATCAAGGCCTCTGTGAAAAAGTTGTACGACATCGACGTCGCCAAAGTAAATACTTTGATCAGACCCGATGGAATTAAGAAGGCTTATGTTCGTCTCGCCCGTGACTACGATGCGCTGGATGTTGCCAACAAAATCGGCATCATATAA